GGCAGAGGGTCATTAAAACAGAATTTGCAGAGACATTAGCTCCCTCACTTTTCTTTGAGTGACGTTTTACTATTAATAGTTTGCAGAGGCTTTGCAGAAAACATATTAATAAGAGAAACTGTAATGGGGGTATCTACAGCAAGTGCAAATGTACAAAGGGGTGCCCAAGAAACTAGCCTCTAATTGATCAGCTAGTGCTATCAGTGTGACTGCTAAAGTGAGAGGAGAGTGCAGTGACAAGCAGGCATACTGAATAATACAATATGATAtttgggagctgggagggagaatGATTAGTTTCTGGCCTTTTACTTTGCTAATCTCATTTCCAACTCATGTCTTACCAGATTGTCTAAAAACAGTCTGGTTTGAAGCCTGTAAAATGGTCCCTGAGAGAAATGAAGCACAGATAATCCTACAGTATTTGTCAGTGTGAAATGTGTCTTTGTTTTACTGGACAATACTGTACATTACTGGACACTGATGTACTGTATCAATGCCCTTGTTTAAGCACCAATCCTCCCCCCTCACCCCACGACTTCCTCTCTCCAAATCTAGAATCAAATGTATAGTGAACAAATTAGCCTGCCTTTAAGGAAATATTCTCTTCAGATTTAATTTGTATAAAATCCACTAGCAGCTTACTGAACTCATGAATAAAGAGAGAGGGTTCTGAGCACTATTTTATTTCCTGTTCCTTTGAGCACCACCATAAAGCTCATTACCTATGTTAAAAAATACATGCAATGCAAATTTTGCAAATGGTTTGGAACATGTTTCCATAAAAGCTTTgttactgaaaacaaaactttccATAATGAAATCCTGCCTCCTTCATTTGGCATATTTTTGCAAAGCACTTTTTCATCATTCTTTTCTATTCTATTGTTTCAGTTAAATCAGCACTTCACAGGAGCTAGAGGTACCTCTTCCAAAGATGAAAGGAATTTATATACAACAGAACCAATTAATTTTCCAAGTGAAACTGAAGGATTGGTGGAAAAGCTAACCTGTATAGAAAGAAGCAGTGACTTGCACCCTGTGCCTATCGGTTCCTCATCTGAAAACACTTCCCATGCGGTAGGAGAAGAATTAAAAGATAAAGCTAAGTATTCTCTAAGAGATTATAATAATCAGCTACCAGGGAAGGAAGTCACTGCTGGCTCAGTAAACAGCTATGAGCAGTCTTTGGAACATACTGGTACCAGTGAAAGCCTTTTATCggcaaaatattttcctctgacAAAGCAGAATGAGGCTATCAATACTATGGCTACTGGCTCAAGTGGACAAGGAGAGAGGCACACAGATATTTCAAAAGGTGAAATAGATAGTTCCTCGGGAAGTAAGATGATGGAGAGGTTATTCATCAGTGAGGATGATGCTGGTACCTCAAAAGGAGCCTGTGAAACGAGACCAGAAACCATTTTACCAGAGCATGATGAATCCATGAAATTAAATGAATACCTAGCAAGGACACTGGATGGCAATGCTaatccagctctggagcaccaGGCACCACGAATGTTTCACCAAACTTTGGATTCATTGTCATCAGATGCTGACAAAAACATAGGAAAAATCAAGATGATTGAAAGCAAAATTCAGGTACACTCAAGAGGAGATTTGTATGCTGGCACTTTTGCACATGCTGGTGTCTCAACAGATTCCACGCAAAAGGAAGGTGTTGGTGAAATGTCAGAAAGGAACACTGATTTAGGAAAGCAGAAGAAAGTCATTGAAGTAGCAGACTTGACATCAATCGGTGAGGAGGAAGCTTCCAAACCTTTCAAGGCTTACAGGAAACACAATGCCAAAGCCCTGAACCCAGCACCTCTGCCAGCTGAGAGCAAACAGGgtcccagggccaccagggtGGATGAAAGGCAACCTGAGGACACTCAGGAACACAGAGGATTCAGGAGGTTaaaagacagagagacagacaaCACAAATAAAGGGAGAGCAATCGGAAGGGAAAGCGAAGCAAACTTTGCAGAGCAGAGGTGGCAAGAAACGGGGAGTGAGGTTTGGTGGAGAGTGAGGGGGAGCATGGAACCTCAGACCGTGACTTCCACAAAGGAGCTGTTTACCTGCCGGGAGGCAGAGAGTTGTGAAAAGTCTTCTGTCTCTGAGCAGGGTGTTACAGAGAAAGCAGAGGCAGGTACAGCTTATATAATTAAAACAACATCAGAAAGTGCTCCAGAAAAAATGCCTGGCAGTGAAAAAGCAGTAATTGCTAAGCTACCTCGAGAGACTGCACTAAGTGACAGGCccacagaggaaaaggaaacagcGTTTGATACACATGAAGGGAGAAATGATGGTTCACATTATGCTCTTTGTCAACTCAACACAGTGGGTGTATTATATGACACTGAATTTGAAAAGGAATCAGTTGTAGGTATTTATAATGCATGCGTACATGAAACACTGCAAGGAGAAACGAAGTCTGTCTGCAATAGCAAGGAAAAATGTGCCAAAGCACAAGCAGACAATATTCTACCTGTAGGAGAAGCAGTAAAAGCTTCTGCTACGGGAAAGAAAGATTTGCAAGAGGGTTTATGTTCAGAAGTACCTAAAGGTCCCCTGAGCACTCAGAAGCATCTATACcatgagaaagcagaagagctCTACAGGGGAGAAAGCCATGGTGATACACTTTCCTGTTTATGTTCTAAAGCTGAAACAAAAATGCCACCTTCTGGTACAAATACTGTGCCTAGTTACCATTATAAAAGCTCTTCAGTGCCATCTTCAGAAGGGCCCACTGTGGAAGAAGCACTTAAGTTACCTAGTGAGTCTCCAGGTTTAAAACATAttgctttcaaaatattttatttcttcttgtttcTTCTATTTGCTGCAACACTCTACCACTATGATTTGATGGTCTGCCTTGCACTCTACCTGTTCTCCTTGTATTGGCTGTACcatgaaggaagaagaaacaaggAGTCTATTAAGAAGGAATAACATTGACTGTCAGCTGTGCTCAGGATCCATGGTCAATAATATTCAATTCCACCAAAGCATTTTCACTGTTAAAGAGTTTATTCTTTTAGAACCAAAGCAAGATTTTCACAGCATTATCTTTTATTAAGAGATTACATATGAAGTTTAGCCTTCATATAAGTAATTAAACTATGCAGGACCATTATGTTTGGATCATTAAATAGCTATATGAATATGAGTTCTGAAGCACGTCAAGTTACAATGAAGTACAGCTGTTGCTTCTTAACAGGATATGAAAAAGCAATGCTTCATGTCTCTGTAGTACTTAAACCCACCATTTACttgctttaatttcttttgcattaaagcttcatatttttctgggaatttttttcccaagattCTGTGTGGTACATAAAAACACAAGAAACAGTATAAAACCTAAGTCAGTATTTTGGTGCTGACATTGCAGTTGATAATCTGCTAGTGTAATTAGCCAATGCTCTAAACAATGCATCTGTTGATAGTTTAATacatttttccaaatttttatttcattttttcgACTTAGAGCTTCAGCGGTACCCCGTTTGAAAAATGTAAGGCTTTGACTTCAGTAACGTCATGTAACTTCCAGGATGTAACTGTGTAGCAGAATAGATGTGCTGGTTCCACCCTGTAAAGATTGAAGGTCACAGCCACAGGCCTCTTACTGATCACTGACATGCACAaaagtttttgggttttgcaAATGAGGACTGAGTAACATGACTGAGAATTTCACTGAACTTATATTCTGGGCAAAGCCTTTGAGTGACATTTTTCATCAGAATTGTTTGAGCATATCTAAAAAGcattaaataaattttacaaAGGAATGCTATAACTGTGTGGAGCATGTCTGCATTAgatttactgttttttttttcccctatggCTTGCAACCTAGAGCTAATCAAACACCAAGAGAAAACACTGGGCATGACCCTGCTGTTCAGTAAGGCTGCTTTGCCTGGTTTGGGTGAGGCAGAAAAGACTAGTATCTGCCCTAAGGAGAGCCCAAATTGATCCTGTGCAGCAGGCCTGTGGGGCAGACACAtgagcagctttgctgctcCAACACTACAGGTGTCCTGCACAAGATCAAGCCCAAATTTTGTccagaaagaaaagaatggaCAGGTTATGATGTTCTTCAGCCATTTCCCAGAGGATGGCCACAGATGGTATCACAGGTAGGATATTAAAAGAACCACCAAGACTGCATAATGTTGCTGAAGCCATAAAAATTAAGAGAAATAAACAAGAGTTGTTTTAAAGCCCTGTTTGTTTCACTTTCCTTACTGCCACTCTGAAATACCATAAGTGTGAAAGTCTTGGTTGCAATATATGGCTGAAGCGATGTAATAGCAAAATTAATTAGTTGTTATCTTAGCTCTTAAATAAGTGTTTTAAAGTCCATGTAAAACTTATTCACATGTTTCAGGATGATAGGACACTCTGCTACAGGAGGCATCTTGGCATTCCTGTTCTGCTGGGGGGTAAAACATTGAAACTTTTTCATTTAGTAGTGCATTCAGTGGGGTGAGCAAGTATGTGTGTGATCTATTGCTGATATGTGTTCTGATGGCTGGACACCTTGGCAACTTTTGACAGCAATCTATGAACGGGTTATAGCAATGGACTAGAGGCATTAAGGAGCTACATGGAAGGCTGTGTCCAGATGTTCAAAGGTATATATGAGGAAAATATTCATTGagataaagaaattaattcaatAGGCATTAGGAGATTAATCCAATAAAAAGCTTAGGCTTAGACTTAAAGCAGGATTGAAGTTAGATCAGTGTAAGTCCAAAGTAATGATTGCAGACCTTCCTTTATCGGGAGACAACAAATGCTGAAAGAACCTATGCTTTTCATGATGTTTATACATACTTCAAAAGGCACAACATTGCCTTACTTCTGGTAGTCCACTTCCTGCAGTGTGACAAGTCCCAGGTCTAAGTAGATCAGAATTTCAGATTTACTGGGATAGAGATATCAGGTATTGCTTTACTTCCCAGTATGGTAGAAACTCTGAAATATAttctaatatattttatatatttatatctaatATATTCTGACAGAATCAAGGTCCTCAGATAGAGAGATAAAAAGTGAAGAAAGCATTCTGCACCTGTCCTGCTGAAAGTGTCACAATGCAGTCAAGTACCAGATTCCTCAAGTGAGAGAAATCAAAGACATTGGACACATTTCAATCTTACAGTTAAAACTACCATGGTAGAAATTAGAATCTTTATATTCACTTAGCCTTTAAAAGCCCCTACAATCTAATTTAACACATAGCTCTTTAAAGCAAAATTCATAAACTTCAGAGCAAGGACCAAAGTCCAGGTTCCTAACCAGTTACGTAAAAGCTCTACACACTAGGTCACAGGATTCAAACCCATGTTTGAATATCTTCAGCTTTACCAAACCTGGGCCTTTCACCCAGCAGAATTTAGTTTAACCATTGGTGGATTATTATTGTGAGGAGGAATGTGATCACCAGGGGTTGGCAGCACCACTGTGCATAGATGGGTTCCTACCTTCTCAACTGACttaaactgaacaaaacaatagattttttttttccatttgaggCTAGAGGCTCATTTGATACTCCCATCACAGagcagttttctttttccagaacTTGTCCGTTTTTTAGGGAGGTCTTAATCTGACACAGTCTAAATCCCTAAGCACTGACTTAGCTAAAGAATTTTAAATGTCTTGGACACATCCCTTATTTTAAGCAGAGCTGAACAATTCAGT
The nucleotide sequence above comes from Passer domesticus isolate bPasDom1 chromosome 5, bPasDom1.hap1, whole genome shotgun sequence. Encoded proteins:
- the PPP1R3A gene encoding protein phosphatase 1 regulatory subunit 3A isoform X2, producing MESFEGPRQVNSANLLRVPSGNDCTSDDEDVNIDIKLRFSPCPRRRNSSASEEEEAETPTNISRKVSFADAFGFDLVSVKEFDIWEFPNTGQENYIEDEVFPQDEYFFSQHFTLPASQEELLQKVREQKVVLESVLLMPGITCMNGIIRVLNVSFEKQVYVRMTLNNWLSYYDILAEFMPNSCGSETDQFCFKISLVPPFQKDGTKVEFCIRYETSVGTFWANNDDKNYTLICHKKETVSKVDNKSQKEVTDRSLKGCLKTTQSRKEEILATSDGGTWNNSRTSDTNIPEIVYSQAEDKDTKLTKENIKAKNAEYNQGDHKDDEKELELLLNQHFTGARGTSSKDERNLYTTEPINFPSETEGLVEKLTCIERSSDLHPVPIGSSSENTSHAVGEELKDKAKYSLRDYNNQLPGKEVTAGSVNSYEQSLEHTGTSESLLSAKYFPLTKQNEAINTMATGSSGQGERHTDISKGEIDSSSGSKMMERLFISEDDAGTSKGACETRPETILPEHDESMKLNEYLARTLDGNANPALEHQAPRMFHQTLDSLSSDADKNIGKIKMIESKIQVHSRGDLYAGTFAHAGVSTDSTQKEGVGEMSERNTDLGKQKKVIEVADLTSIGEEEASKPFKAYRKHNAKALNPAPLPAESKQGPRATRVDERQPEDTQEHRGFRRLKDRETDNTNKGRAIGRESEANFAEQRWQETGSEVWWRVRGSMEPQTVTSTKELFTCREAESCEKSSVSEQGVTEKAEAGTAYIIKTTSESAPEKMPGSEKAVIAKLPRETALSDRPTEEKETAFDTHEGRNDGSHYALCQLNTVGVLYDTEFEKESVVGIYNACVHETLQGETKSVCNSKEKCAKAQADNILPVGEAVKASATGKKDLQEGLCSEVPKGPLSTQKHLYHEKAEELYRGESHGDTLSCLCSKAETKMPPSGTNTVPSYHYKSSSVPSSEGPTVEEALKLPSESPGLKHIAFKIFYFFLFLLFAATLYHYDLMVCLALYLFSLYWLYHEGRRNKESIKKE
- the PPP1R3A gene encoding protein phosphatase 1 regulatory subunit 3A isoform X1, whose translation is MLSFFPAGKQWKVSCRAHVVLGSFFRGDDSVHVLYTSWLLIWAFADTLIAPKYFDASVSWLNPNLHSVQVYGSRKEEILATSDGGTWNNSRTSDTNIPEIVYSQAEDKDTKLTKENIKAKNAEYNQGDHKDDEKELELLLNQHFTGARGTSSKDERNLYTTEPINFPSETEGLVEKLTCIERSSDLHPVPIGSSSENTSHAVGEELKDKAKYSLRDYNNQLPGKEVTAGSVNSYEQSLEHTGTSESLLSAKYFPLTKQNEAINTMATGSSGQGERHTDISKGEIDSSSGSKMMERLFISEDDAGTSKGACETRPETILPEHDESMKLNEYLARTLDGNANPALEHQAPRMFHQTLDSLSSDADKNIGKIKMIESKIQVHSRGDLYAGTFAHAGVSTDSTQKEGVGEMSERNTDLGKQKKVIEVADLTSIGEEEASKPFKAYRKHNAKALNPAPLPAESKQGPRATRVDERQPEDTQEHRGFRRLKDRETDNTNKGRAIGRESEANFAEQRWQETGSEVWWRVRGSMEPQTVTSTKELFTCREAESCEKSSVSEQGVTEKAEAGTAYIIKTTSESAPEKMPGSEKAVIAKLPRETALSDRPTEEKETAFDTHEGRNDGSHYALCQLNTVGVLYDTEFEKESVVGIYNACVHETLQGETKSVCNSKEKCAKAQADNILPVGEAVKASATGKKDLQEGLCSEVPKGPLSTQKHLYHEKAEELYRGESHGDTLSCLCSKAETKMPPSGTNTVPSYHYKSSSVPSSEGPTVEEALKLPSESPGLKHIAFKIFYFFLFLLFAATLYHYDLMVCLALYLFSLYWLYHEGRRNKESIKKE